Below is a genomic region from Lampris incognitus isolate fLamInc1 chromosome 2, fLamInc1.hap2, whole genome shotgun sequence.
aattgaaaatttttttttgactcaggctgtgttcagctggggaggggaactgttgacccggactggggatgttgttgagtggtggaaagaacactttgaggagctcctgaacccgactaacatgtgctcagtggaggaggtagagtctgaagactcaggggaagccccacccatatcactggcagaggtctctgaggtagttaaaaagctcctcggtggcacagcaccgggtgtggatgagatttgccctgagatgctgaaggctctggacattgttgggctgtcttggttgacatgcctcttcagtgtcgcgtggaggtcggggacagtacctgtggagtggcagactggggtggtggttcccatattcaaaaagggggacaggagggtgtgctccaattatcggtgcatcatattgctcagcctccctgggaaaggctactctagggtgctcgaaaggaggctccgaccgactgtcgaacctcggatccaggaggaacaatgtggattccgtcctggccgtggaacaacggaccaactctttacccttgtggaagtgctgaggggggtaagggagtttgaccagccagtctacatgtgttttgtggacttggagaaggcttacaaccgtgtaccccggggcactcagtggagggtactgcgggagtatggggtaccggggcagttgatacaagccatctggtccttgtataaccaaagcaagagctgtgtccacattcttggcacaaagtcaaacatgttttcggtgggtgtcggactccgccaaggttgtcccttgtctccaattctgtttgtgatattcatgggcaggatctcaaggggcagccaaggtgaggagtgtgtctgttttgggaacctcagaattgcatctctgctcttcgcagatgatgtggttttgttggcttcatcagaacgtgaccttcagcgcgcactggggcggtttgcagctgagtgtgaaatggctgggatgagagtcagcacttccaagtctgaggccatggttctctaccagaaaacggtggattgctccctccgggttggggatgagttgttgccttaagtgaaggagttcaagtatgtcagggtcttgttcacgagtgagggtaggatggagcaggagattgacaggcagattggtgcagcatcagcagtaatgcggacattgtaccggaccgttgtggtgaagaaggagctgagccggaaggcaaagctctcaatttaccagtcaatcttcagtccaagcctcacctatggtcatgagctttgggtagtgaccataagggtgagatcgcggatacgagcgactgaaatgagtttccgctgtagagtgtctgggctcagccttagggacagggtgaggagcttggacatccggagggagcttggagtagagccgctgctcctttgcgtcgaaaggagccagttgaggtagttcgggcatctgattaggatgcttcctgggcgctttcctttggaggtttaccgggcacagccaactgggaggagaccccggggtagacccagaactcgctggagggactacatgtccaatctggcctgggaacaccttgggatcccccaggaggagctcgagggtgttgctggggagaaggacgtctggagtgccctacttggcttgctgccaccgcgacccgacccgggagaagcagctgatgatggaatgaattaaaaaaaaaaaaaagtgatgataagatctacctgaaacgaccatgagccATAATTTGTGCATGATTGTGCGAGTCATGTCACCATTtaagacgtgtgttggtcgcataacttccttcacgaagttcattgctctgtcctagaaacacactagcgttctccagtgcagagtaataggctaaacttgatttttgattattgccaaaattgtctggttacagacgccgtttccaatgcaccatgactaccactgcggcattgcagtatttacaggcgttggacagcggcgattttaaattgtttgaaaaatagtattaaagttgttaaaatgttaattttggtgtcagtcgtttcttaacagacatacgaacatacgtaatgcattaatatctcaattgggtatttaactTCACAACCATGATCTTGACAAACCGACGGCcaatggtcgttctagtagtttttaagttgcagtcgttgtttgggacggTTTCAttagttattttcagttctttctttacatttcacattttataggcctcgtTAACGTTTGTTAGGTTAGCAATATGtgctttccgttttgtttttcaggtaatagtttcactttttcaattttgctattcaagtttgaccatgcctctttgaagtttaaattgtttaaaaatactattacagttgggtccgcggtggtgtagcggtctaagcattggctttgtgttgatgcagttgcctactggggaccggggttcgcgcctcggtctcgtcagatccgactatgggtGGATTCgtggaagcagcaataattggcaacgctgtctttgggagggggtggagttggcttgtgttcatcacatgaacgtgtctctgtgtgtgtcggaaaaagcagtggttcagcctggatttgccttgtcacggaagtggtggGGCGTCTCCTTCGatactgccggccagagagatgtagttggtgaacgcatacggtacgagggtgggtgtttgaactacaatagggagcgattggccactaaatcgggagaaaaagggaagaatcTGAAATAAAATTTTAGAaaaaaatagtattacagttgttaaaatgttaattttagtgtcagtcgtttcctaacagacatactaacatatgcaatgtattaatatctcaattgagcATTTTTCttaacagaatatagtttaaaaactgaccgtcattttgacggcccatggtcgttttaggtaggagtgaaatcccggtcgttcttgtGTTAACTACCGATCCAATATACAGCAGTTTAAGCTTTAACTAGCTATCCAAAGCCACTATAATCTGACAGAAAACTCACAACAATATCCTGCAAGCTCCACCATCATTTCCTCCCATTGAGTCAAAGTACATGATGGCCTTCTTGCGGAAATCCACCACCTGTATAAGAGATTTGTGTAAACAAGATCGTATGAGCACTCATTGCAACTTCCTGTTTGGTCCTGCTAACTTACAGAGAGGCACCAATGCATCCCCAAATGGACAGGCACAAGCAGGATGTCCAAGGAGAAGATATCCATCTTTTTGGTCCAGCGGCGGACAGCAGAGTAGCCACTGCTTCGTAGTTTGGGGAAGAAAAAGGTGCTGAAGGTGTCAACAGATGGAAGATGCAGGTTCGGGTCCTTACTGCGCTCCACCAACAGATTCATGTAAAAGTTTATCACCTGTGAAaaaaggcagcgagagagagtCTAAGCTGACTGGATGAGCATTTGTTGTGCTCAGTTGAAAGTACAACAAATCTCGCATACAAGTTGTGATTGGGGTCATTTAAAGGCAGGGGTCCCCAACTTTTTTTGCACTGCGGCCCGGTTTTATATTTACAATATTTTCACGGCCCATCCAGTCTGCCATCCAACAGGGAATGGTGTGGTGTCATGACAGAAACATTGTTTGACACCAAAACTCCCAATATCATACATGCATTCATTCAGACTTAACAAATTTAATAAAACACAGAGCAATGTAGCCCATTGGCAAGGAGAGGGGCACCTGCATGATTTCTTCCTGTGGTATaggggaaaaataataataaaaaaaaatagcacCATGTTTTGACACTTGAATAGGCTATAATACAACAACCACCTATGCAATATTTCTTGTTCCATTCATGTTAGCCTATATAGCAGTATACTTGTATGAATAGTAAATTCTAGCAAAGGCTGTTCACAGGAACTGACACAGTAAAGCTTGGCTCCGGTTGCTGTTGTATCAGTCATCCAGGCCCACTGTGATACAATGTTTCAGTTTTGCAGGTACAAGGGGCGCTGTGATACATTGTTACAATGGAGAGACAATGGAACTCAGTGAAAGCTATGCATGAATGTCCTGTGTAAAAATAACCGTGCAACACGGGAATAAATGCCTAAATGCCACATATGAATGAGATTATGCAATGAATATGCAACGAAATTGACGCTGCATATTCTGTTATAGGTTTATCCAATCCCTAGAATTATGGTTGGATCAATGTGGGGGAGAGAGGGCAAACATAGCCTACAGATGCACAGTGCCAAATTtgactctttttttgtttttaattctgCCCTGAGGATTGCAGAGCCTGCAATAAATGGTGCCCAATGACTGGTACTTTGTTGGGGACAACTGATTTAAGGCTAAAATTTAGTTCATATGAACAACCACCAAATAGAACAGTGATATGCAAGTCTGGTGCAATAGTAACATTAACTGCCTGCCATTCACGGGCGCCAACCCATGGAAGAGTATAGAGTTCTTATGATCAGGGTCAGGTATACTCACttcatcattgagccagttacgcTGGCTGAGGGTCTGCAGGTCCTTGCGTTTGAGGCTCAGCCCAAATCCTTCACTCAACACCTCATGGGGAATCCCACTCCTGAACACTCTGCTCACCTCATCCTCCATCTCCTTCACAAAGACGGCACATAGTTGTATTTAAAAGAAAAATTGAATCctttgggaaaaaaagaaaggtgaAAAACCCATCTATTGACAGACAGAAGGTTAAAAAGTAGGGATCGGACGAGCAGTTTTTTTTGTCCAGGACTGATATTCATTTAACTAATGTGCAAATTTTGGTGTCAAAATTTGCTAACGAGTGCAATTAACACCTGTATTAAGCTTTCATCACAACCTATACTGTGATCGTATGTTTGTTTATGCAATTTGTTATTTATGCAAATTTAATTTTTTGGTCTGGCACCAACAAGCACAGTCTGCAAAGTTGCCAGTCCAATGCTTTCATTTTAAATTAAAATGTACTAACAGCTGAGGCAGGGAGAGCGCATCAAAGGAGAGAGTAAGCGAGTCAAATTAAACTATACTGTTGTAACTTAATATACTTTTTGCGAACTAGCACATGAGTTATAGAACTTAAGTACACtcttctttaaaaaaacaaaaaacaaaaaaacctttatGCTGCTCAGTGCAGGAAAACTTCTCTGAGCTTCCATGTGACATTCTGTATCCCTCTCATTATCACAGAGAAGATTGCTCATTGGCTATTTACTCATCATTGTCCACGTTTCAACCAACCCGTTATTGCTGAAGGTGGGACATTTAGCCAAACTACAAAACTGCATCTTTCAGAGTTGAGTCAGCAGAGAGGTGCATGCATCACATAAATTTATTGGAATCATTCAAAATTCTGATCATCTGATCCGATCATGGCCAGGCCAATCCTTGGTTAAGAGCCACAGGATTGATGAGGAAACCCTATCAATTTATAAGACCTAATACCTCCGTGAGTTCAGGGAATTCTGGTTTCTCCTCAAGGGGTTTTGGTTCATCTATGGTACGTGTGAGAGGAACTTCCTTCTCCAAAGGAACCCGCACATGGACCTCCACATCTGGGCTAAGTTGGCTTTCTGCAGACAGGCGCTGAGGACCAAGATCACAGGCATGTTAGTGAACTGAAACGGCTCCAAAAGAAGCTGCTGTGATTACAACAAAATGTGTACCCACTTGTCGTAGCAGCTGGGCAGTCAAAGCCTCTTGTTCTTCAATCTGTCGCCGTCTCTCTCGTGCTCGAGAGTCGTACATGGTCGTCCTGTATTAAGAAAAGATACCTATTGCTATATATTACATACCTTATAGCTGTAAATTCTTAATTTCTTCGTGAAATTAATTAAAGACAGTAGTGCCAAGTGTACTCACAATTCTTTGATCCATAGTTCGGCTTGGAAACATGACACACTGCAGAAACAGGGTAGCGTGGAAAGGACAATGGACATGTTAGGACCTTTACCGGTATATCAACATGTGTCAGTTCCTTGATTCAATGCCTTTAATAGAATGTATGCCTAGCAGTGCCTTAAAAAGCAGGTCCAGATAATAATGCTGCATTCTGTTGGAAGTCGGTAGTTCTAAGCTGGTAGTTCCCACTCTTGAGCTAAATGCGTTCCACTGCCTCTAGGAAAAGATGGACACCTGCAGCAAATTCGGATTCATTTGGCAAGCTTGTGAATTCTACAAGCTTCTGTACATGAGCTACATGACCATCTTCACCACCATAAATGGGGAAGTTATGTCTTGTTCCATCGAACAAATAAACGTTTTAAGTGGATAGGAATAGCTGCTATAAAATGTTGTCATAGCATAAAAAAACAGAGTAGTTAAGATCCCAATTAGACACATTTTCAAATAAAAACCTACACAAAGAGAAGTTTGTTTTTCATTGACTGTGTGTGCTACCATGTTGTTGTGATGTTAGGATTGTTATCTCAACAAAAATTGGCCTACTAGCccactttatgaaatcaaacaaaacccttaacttttccatggaaatgaccataaccaaaagtgtttacagTTTAATTGCTTTcaaaagaacaaagaaaaaatctccactaagcttaagatattttactgatgcgctgaattgaaacaagaaaaaacaaaaatgacaaggccaaattagccatctgacaattaatagtcaaaagtgtaacctttctgactcacaactgacaacaacctcttatggtagttcctatctaggttggcacatgtctcttgagggatcttagcccattcttccatggcaaattgttccagctcatctaaATTGCGTGGTTTtgcgagcatggacattaaccttgagctcccgccacagattctcaataggattgagatcgggccactccaggaccttgattctggtgtccttcaaaaagttttggaccaacttagatgtatgctttgggtcattgtcttgccaGAAGACTcagcagtgacctaaagctagactggcagcagatttctttacattatccttcaaaatgtcaatataatcttctttcttcatgatcacatacacccgaacaaggttccctgtgcctgaagctgtaaaacagccccacagcattaagcTCCCGCCACCATGTTTAAccgtggcaactgtgtttttagggttgaaggactctcccttccttcgccaaacaaaagcaacatccatgtgcccaaacagctaaagttcagtctcatcagaccaaagaacagacttccaaaactcatgcctatGTTTCatatgttcacgggcaaacttcagtctggctttgatgtgccgctgtgtgagcaatggagtttttcttggacgatgactccgaagcccaccacaatgaagagccccaacaacagtcttccttgaaacatcaagtccagaagaggccagttcagcaacaatcattttgGCAGAGAcctggggattgttgttgacatctctgactattttcctaaccaaagtttttgaaatcttgcactttcgactacgcccaggtttgtttctaacaaaatttgtctccttgtgcgtTGCAATGTTGCAACATACAGCTGTTCCAGACAATGcgaaacgcttggaaatggcagtatagccttcccctttAAGATGAGCattcactatcttctttctgggttccagactgatttctttactttttggcatgatgaaattacttcttaccaagaatttaagagtagtccctctcaatcaagtgctTAAGTGtcactagccctgttcactggagtcccttaagtaaagtttaatgccgattgattgctcaggtgtgtttgaaagctgattgattggtcaggtgtgttttgaaagccaaaataataacaataatggaaaaaaaaaatcacatgggggctaataattttgaccacctcaattttcactacatttggtataaagcaaacctgaggatttattttacattccaaaatgtaccaaatacaGGTCTTAACATTGAATGTTTTAcgatgtaaagttttatgaatgatgcaaacaatgGGCAGAaatttagggaaatgttccatagttctttgggggctaataattttgaccttaactgtaagtGATCTTGCCTGAAATTCCGATTTAAAGGCCATTTCTCTGCACTTTCCTTAAGTAGGAGGTTGGATTTTTCAGAGTTCAGACTTCAATGGAATGCAGTACAATAGGGGAATGATTAACAGAATTAAATGTTAACACCCATGACTGAAAACTAATACAAACCTTGAGCTGTCTGGTTTTTCACCCTTTTGCTCTTTTACAATTATTACAGAGTCGCTATCGTCAGCTGAAAGAGAGAAATGTTTTTATCATAAACAAGCAGTTATGCATCACTTTAACCAAACATCAATGAAATTTAATCTTAAATACTTACACCATCATTGATAGAAAACACAACAGTGTGAAAACCTCACCTGATGACTGTGTGCCCTGAGGGGAATTGACCTGCAGGACGGCTGGTGAAGGAGCAGATGGAAAAATTGCTGCCCCACCTGGGCTGAGGTCAGTTACTGGGGACCACATCTGACTGTCTGCCCTGCTAGAGCACTCCACTGGGCTGGGGAGGTTGCTGGAGTACTGAATGGAATTACCCTGCATACTTGGGGATCTGCAGGGTACCTCTGCACTCTCCCCTGCCCTTGAGCCAGCAGGGGGTGAGAAGCGCATCAAGCCACAACTGCTGCTCAGGAAGCTGGTGCTGAGGAGAAATTGGCAAAACAGAGAAAGCGGTGTGAAAGGAGTATCtaacagaaagagaaaaagaattaTGATGGGGTAAAGCCAAGGAAAATAAAGGGAAAGGGAAATATTTAGATGCTTACAAATCCCTGAGTGACCGCACAACTGCGGGTGAGCTGCCTTTGTGGAGGAAAGATGACTGACCACCAGAAACCATGGTCAGCAACTGTCTGTagacctctctctcctcctcacggATGGACTGACCCCATGTGATGCAGATAATTGACATAACATTTAATAAATTACTTTCTAGAAACAACAAATTAAGATGCTTCTGCATTCTAACAGAGAGTGAAATCTAGTCAGGGATTTCCCATCCACAGATTTCTCATCAACTCAAGCCAACTTCCATTTATTTTTAACAGTTTTGTCAATGACCCTGACATCCGTCATCTGGTGTTACGCAAAAATCTGCAAAGGTCAAACGCACAGAAAGCACCACTTTCATGGTCTAGATCAGTCATTCCCAGAGACTGGGTCACAAATCTTCTGTGACCCACCtatgcttcatatagcccctctcctggggtctgTTGTtacagtagcattccatcagttccaggttcctCGACACCTGACACAGACCTTGTGAACCCAGGCAACATCCGAGCCGGTATGACTcttcatgttactctcactcacaTCTGAGGTAGTTTGCTTGTATaccattaggagtctaagccactgactcttactggagactcatcCCAACCGGGGCTTGAATCCTCGATCTCTGGTGGGAAGGCCAGTGTTTTTACCTAATGAGCTATTCACCTTCTCACCAAAAATAGACTTAACACTGTACCCAATACGTGCattgctctctccctcttgtaCACCGGACAGCAATACTAAAAAGCAAGTAATCCCACCTATCACATTATCGAGTTGTAAGTAAAATATGGACAATTGGATATTTGGAGTAGGCCTAAAATGAGAATATTCAGGATAAGTAAACAACACATAATGGGCCTAATGAGATTGGATATGGAATAGATCTGATGTGGTTAACGAATCAATTGTTGACTGTTCGAATTGATTGTTTGATAATAGCTGCACTTAAACAAGCCTACTTGTTCTAATAGGCATGAGCATTTCAAAAAACTTGAAAAGCATTTTTTTTATTGTAGTAAATGTTTGTATTGTTCCGACAATTGTACTTACATTGAATCTAGTATGAAAGGCTCATTTATACGTATTTAAATTGTGTATACCGTTTTACTGATGAGGAAATAAAAACAACGATAACGTGTTAACGTTACTAATCTATCATAACTAATCTATAAAGTATTTAACACGTGTATGTTTTCAATGTGTCCAATGTGCATACGACGAAGTAAGTTATCAAACGTATCTCTCTTCgaaatggctggtttacctattCAATATAAGGTGATCCAGAAATGGCAGCAAAAGCAGTCAGGAACTTTCATTTATGCACAAATGTGCTCTTCTCATAATTTATAGATAAGGTCTATGGTGAATTGGGTCACAAtagtttgtcatttttaaaaagtgggtcccctgaaaaaaaaaaagtttggtaaACACTGGTCTAGATGGTGTGTTGGAAGGAATGACCACCCTCCCATATCGTAACCCCAGCCTGATCAAAACCAAATCCATATCTAAACTTAACCACAATAAACCTACACCCTAACTTAACCAGGACATGGGAGAAATTGGAAGTGTCCTCCAGTCCACTGCGAAAATCTCTGTACTGTTGCACAGCTTAAAcatggtcacagattttggtgcaacaccagGTTTTACAATAGCACTCGCCATTATTTGGACATGAATAAAGTGCACCTTTATGTTAACATGTGAGCTTTTAGTAAAACTTTGGCAGGCCAACTAGCAGTCCTAATCAATGACGTACTGCTATTATAAAACGAGACTTTCAACAAGATTACATTTACTCAATTTGCAGACATATGACAGTGGGATACAGTCTAATGGGCCATGGTTCAGTTTTGAGTCTCTTTTTTTTAACGTTTTGaaacatggaaaaaaaataaacagaaGAACAAGAGCACAAACTGAACTGAAAGTGTCAATGTATGTGAACAATTTTAAGATTCCACTTAAAAACCTGGGAGTGACTGAACATTTCCATAATGACTTCTAGGCAGTTGGTTATTTTTTAGAAATATTTCAAGTTGAAATGGGAAGTACCGCTGTATTACAATTTCTTATATGCAGACACACATTGCACCTTAAGATATTAAGGTTAATCAGcccattaacaactcaaacttggCTGACAAACAGCTGATCTGATGATCAGCTGATGAAATGCCATTATCATTTAACAGAACCAAACCTAGGAACTAAAAATACTTTCTATACTGTGAAACAAAATGATATTTATCAGCTGCTCACATTGGAAAATTGCAGCCGCTAGATGATTCTGCTTCATAGCCTGCATTACACCGCTACACTAAACAGTATTCCACCGAGTGAGCCAAATAGCACACACTGTTGTCTTGACAGATGTAAAGCACTTCATCCAGGAGTGCAATTGTCAAACACACATCATTCTAAATGTTCCTGTAAACCTACATCGATCTCAAAAATGCCCCTTGTAGGTTAAGTTTGACGGAAATCTATCAGGAGGTGCGAGAACTTTGATCCCTGTAGCTGATCTCCATTCAGATTTGTCTTGCTGACCTGATTACACAAAAACAGTATATGAACGCTTCTACAGATTTGAGTCCTAAAAATTAAATTGTCATAAATATGACAttattcactcactcagtctgtagtTCCCTATAAAATATAATCCTCATGAACTATTATactaccaacccccccccaatcCCTGTCAAGTGCAAACTTGTGTCATCAGCCTTATATCTGCTGTATCCCCAATTTCTGACCTCCTCAGCAGTGCAGCGTGCGTTGGTCCTTCGAGGGTGAATGGAGGAGGTGCTGTGTGTTGGGCTCTGCACCATTTTTATGGGGAAGGTCTCAAACGTGCTGGCGGTGTATGTGCCATTTGTGCCAACACCTGAGGCATCACAAAGGCTGCAACTACAAAATGACACAGATCAACCAACAGTCATAAACTTAAAgttttaaccaaaaaaaaaaaaaagtcccccaGGAGGCACTACCACAAATTTTCCAGCATACCTTGACCTTTCACGTGGCCGTAGGTTGAGTGGCCTGCCTAATCTTGGCCGAGGAAGTTCTTTGGGGGTGCTGGAGGGCGGCAAGCTGACCGAGTGACCGTTTATTTTGGTCATGTCACAGTGTACTCGACTCGAATACACTTGACGCCTATAGACCTTGGGTCCCATAACTGATCTCTCATTTCGGAAAGAGTCTACAGTCGAACACAAAATAATACATGAATTACATCAGTTGTCGTTCAGTGTTTAATATTGATGTAAACACATTTTTTTGAACCAGAAATTGAAACTGCCTCTTCATTATCACGACAGAATGAATTCAAATTCTTGTGGTAAATAATCTTTTGACAGTGAATGTCATAAGTGGACTAAGTAGTCATATCATACCTACCATACCTCTGAGTGTGACACATGGCAGTAGGTTTACACATCAACAACGCTCTTACCCGATTTAGATGTTTTCCATTCCAAAGTTGTTGATGGAGCAGCAAATGTCTCATCTTGAGAGGCAGAGTTCCTCCCCACAACCTGACAGCAAAAAACAtaaaatgtgcatatgtgatgtGTAAGCAAGTGCAGTGTCCATCAtaacatttttttccccactggCCCACTTGTTTGGCGATTTCAATACACAATATGGACTGTGCACCTTCCTGCCATGACAACCCACAGCCGACATCTCCTTgtccccttttcttcccagtcACATTAATAGTTAGGGATTCCACAATCAGGAACATCAATTTTTTTCCACGCAACCACATACCGTTTCCCTGGAGCCACCGTCCCTGATATCCTGGATAAGGTCCCGGGGCCAATCGAGTGATCGTTAATGTGGTGACAAACGATGCAGCTCGTCAGCAGTCTGAActaaccaaaaaggattttaacAACCTAGTACTTGTGGACACCTAGTACTTggggaaagtctgtttttatttccgGTCCTATTCCGACACTCAGCCTCCACACTTGGCTCAACtctgcctgcagagctcacatTATAGGTTTTATTGataattttaatctgttttgggatcgttTCTCCCTCTTTGGAACTGACGGAGTCCATcccaacaggctgggtagccgaaTGCTAGTGGCAAACTTGCAGCATGCTGTAGCCTTCTCCacatgactgactgtttacatcccacacttcctTCCTGGAACCTCCATTTCCATCTATGGTGGCAGCCCAACAGTACTGTTCCTCCGctagctccccccactggcctcatctgtcattaaccctctcacCAGGAGTTttcccccatacagactattattaggaatcaagttgcattttttataacacttttctagccgcaacagccactcaaagtgcaaAGGAAATCAGGAAcagtgtcatttcacttcatgcacatgaaatgaaacgaaatgccgtttcccccagcccacagcagtacaacacaaagacacattgaaaaactacaagaacacaaatgcaaactaaaaaaaaagaaaaaaacaatcactgtccaagggagcgaacgccagccaggatgactgttggaactgccagtctgcatgggctagcagttagcttagccaaccccgctagctgttttttataagttgggTCTTAAATGCCAAttgtgttacttttggtaattttatctcctttgaaGTTGAAGTTTCTTAATCACtgcccctccccctttactctgcatctttatTTATTGGCcacctaattcagttagttttatttctaAGTTTTCTGAGCTTCAATCCATTGTCATGCCTAAATATGAAAGGCTGCttattcctggtgattttaatattcatgtgttgtTCTTCCCATTCCCTCACT
It encodes:
- the senp1 gene encoding sentrin-specific protease 1; amino-acid sequence: MLTKIYQWIETGFANLRNEVPAADHSDTQGAQEGGQRRRKRPAECMEDGDNDDQDVLNKKYCMGNLIDTVKTAAEGVKSHSSHVATWVKNIMSPTLNSLPASSGPVPVKPQPEVSTSAAAAWEMRPVVGRNSASQDETFAAPSTTLEWKTSKSDSFRNERSVMGPKVYRRQVYSSRVHCDMTKINGHSVSLPPSSTPKELPRPRLGRPLNLRPRERSSCSLCDASGVGTNGTYTASTFETFPIKMVQSPTHSTSSIHPRRTNARCTAEESIREEEREVYRQLLTMVSGGQSSFLHKGSSPAVVRSLRDFTSFLSSSCGLMRFSPPAGSRAGESAEVPCRSPSMQGNSIQYSSNLPSPVECSSRADSQMWSPVTDLSPGGAAIFPSAPSPAVLQVNSPQGTQSSADDSDSVIIVKEQKGEKPDSSSVSCFQAELWIKELTTMYDSRARERRRQIEEQEALTAQLLRQRLSAESQLSPDVEVHVRVPLEKEVPLTRTIDEPKPLEEKPEFPELTEEMEDEVSRVFRSGIPHEVLSEGFGLSLKRKDLQTLSQRNWLNDEVINFYMNLLVERSKDPNLHLPSVDTFSTFFFPKLRSSGYSAVRRWTKKMDIFSLDILLVPVHLGMHWCLSVVDFRKKAIMYFDSMGGNDGGACRILLEYLQQESKDKKGKELDTSGWSLCSKRPNEIPQQMNGSDCGMFTCKYAEYITKDKPITFTQKHMAYFRRRMVWEILNRKLL